A stretch of Cytophagales bacterium DNA encodes these proteins:
- a CDS encoding cytochrome c peroxidase produces the protein MNIFGTNTITSLTLPKVKFLMIGIASLLLWACNPDSEVVNIDDDSDDIMNDDPVNQVDTRSITEVFGESLSLESPLNYADQSIPNYINEDNTTRGNQIENEIATLGRVLFYDKNLSSDNSTSCASCHKQTLAFGDDAVLSQGVNGVTGRHSMRLVNARFSEEERFFWDERANSLETQTTMPIQDHIEMGFSGNEGDDDINGLIAKMEGIDYLVNLFEYAYGTNEISEERMQLALAQFVRSIQSFDSKYDVGLAQAGDEDDDFDNFSVLENMGKDLFMGRAGCERCHNAPEFSINDNSRNNGVITVAGDPDAVDTEVTRSPTLRDIFNPGGTLNGPMMHDGGFATFEEVLNHYSTVGPTPENNNLDDRLEGRRGGNRNLDNQDITAIIAFVQTLTGTEVYTDERWSDPFLP, from the coding sequence ATGAACATTTTTGGAACAAACACAATCACCTCCCTAACCTTACCGAAAGTGAAGTTCCTGATGATAGGTATTGCTAGTCTGCTTTTATGGGCTTGTAATCCCGATTCTGAAGTAGTAAATATTGATGACGATTCGGATGATATCATGAATGATGATCCCGTGAATCAGGTGGATACCCGCTCTATTACCGAAGTATTTGGTGAAAGCCTGAGCCTGGAGAGCCCATTGAATTATGCGGATCAGTCCATCCCGAACTATATCAACGAAGACAATACGACCCGAGGCAATCAGATTGAAAATGAAATTGCCACCCTGGGAAGGGTCCTGTTCTATGATAAGAACTTGTCTTCGGATAATTCCACGTCCTGTGCTTCGTGCCACAAGCAAACATTGGCATTCGGCGATGATGCCGTATTGAGTCAGGGAGTGAATGGTGTCACCGGCAGACATTCCATGCGATTGGTCAACGCCCGGTTTTCAGAAGAAGAGCGTTTCTTCTGGGATGAGCGTGCCAATTCTTTGGAGACGCAAACCACCATGCCTATTCAAGATCACATCGAGATGGGATTTAGTGGTAACGAAGGCGATGACGATATCAATGGTCTGATTGCCAAGATGGAAGGTATTGATTACCTGGTGAATTTGTTCGAATATGCCTATGGAACCAATGAGATCTCCGAAGAGCGTATGCAATTGGCCCTGGCCCAATTCGTGAGAAGTATTCAGTCATTTGATTCTAAGTATGATGTTGGCCTGGCCCAGGCTGGAGATGAGGATGATGATTTTGACAACTTTTCGGTGCTGGAAAACATGGGTAAGGATCTGTTCATGGGAAGAGCCGGTTGTGAACGATGCCACAATGCACCCGAGTTTTCCATCAATGATAACAGTCGGAACAATGGTGTGATCACTGTGGCAGGAGATCCCGATGCCGTTGATACGGAAGTGACTCGTTCGCCTACATTAAGAGATATATTTAATCCTGGTGGTACGCTTAATGGTCCCATGATGCACGATGGGGGCTTTGCGACCTTTGAGGAAGTGCTCAACCACTACAGTACAGTAGGGCCAACACCCGAAAATAATAACCTCGACGACCGATTGGAAGGAAGAAGAGGAGGAAACCGAAACCTGGATAATCAGGACATAACCGCCATCATCGCCTTTGTACAAACACTCACCGGTACGGAAGTATACACCGACGAACGTTGGTCGGATCCTTTCCTGCCATAA
- a CDS encoding FecR domain-containing protein: MDKWNEKFKEKLGEYQHQGELTDDKVASFFNRMDNPTEEKKVAEQSSNFLRIAASVTVFLVTGFALYFFGSVTVTTGAGEFASVELPDGSKVDLKYQSSISYHEIGWMFNREVQFEGEGFFEVEKGSKFSVISAAGTTAVLGTSFNIKTRAARYEVKCYTGRVSVVSGAEESMLTPGDATMFQDRKKIRDFKFDAQTPNWSQGEIHFEDQPLRVVIDELEKVYDLSVEYADSLGLIRYTGFFPTNDLQMALRLTCEPLDLGYKIEDKTVSLFLKED; this comes from the coding sequence GTGGATAAGTGGAATGAAAAGTTCAAAGAGAAACTTGGTGAATACCAACACCAGGGGGAACTCACTGATGATAAAGTAGCGAGCTTTTTCAACCGGATGGATAATCCCACGGAAGAGAAAAAAGTAGCTGAACAATCTTCCAATTTCTTGAGGATTGCCGCGAGTGTCACTGTTTTTCTGGTGACAGGCTTTGCGTTATACTTTTTTGGTTCAGTGACCGTCACTACAGGTGCAGGAGAGTTCGCTTCCGTGGAATTGCCAGATGGATCCAAGGTTGACTTGAAGTATCAGTCGTCCATATCCTACCATGAAATAGGCTGGATGTTCAATCGTGAGGTTCAATTCGAAGGTGAAGGCTTCTTTGAGGTAGAGAAAGGCTCAAAGTTCAGTGTGATTTCAGCGGCAGGCACTACGGCTGTTTTGGGCACTTCTTTCAATATCAAAACCCGGGCGGCTCGATACGAAGTGAAATGCTATACGGGACGAGTTTCGGTGGTATCTGGAGCGGAGGAAAGTATGTTGACACCTGGAGATGCTACGATGTTCCAGGATAGAAAGAAGATACGTGACTTCAAGTTTGATGCTCAAACACCCAATTGGAGTCAGGGAGAGATCCATTTTGAAGACCAGCCTTTGAGGGTGGTGATAGACGAACTGGAGAAAGTTTATGATCTTTCTGTGGAATATGCAGATTCACTAGGGTTGATCCGATATACGGGCTTTTTCCCAACGAATGACCTGCAGATGGCCTTAAGGTTGACTTGTGAGCCTTTGGACCTTGGATACAAAATAGAAGACAAAACGGTTTCGTTGTTTTTGAAAGAGGATTAA
- a CDS encoding sigma-70 family RNA polymerase sigma factor translates to MLKDLEDIIARCQEHDRSAQEKLYREFYSTAMTICTPYSNSTFEAEEMVNDGFMKAFKSLNNYNPEYPFGAWLRRIMINAAIDHYRSQKKHYFNLELSSARELSGDDLSIMDQLSADELMELVRSLSTAYRTTFLLYVVEGFKHHEIAEQLGITEGTSKSNLAKAKKRLQQMILKREKGGRRG, encoded by the coding sequence TTGCTAAAAGACTTAGAAGACATAATCGCCAGGTGCCAGGAGCACGATCGGTCAGCTCAGGAGAAGCTTTACAGGGAATTTTATTCGACAGCCATGACGATTTGCACACCCTACAGTAACAGCACTTTTGAGGCCGAGGAAATGGTCAATGACGGGTTCATGAAGGCTTTCAAAAGCCTGAATAATTACAATCCGGAATATCCATTTGGTGCCTGGTTGAGGCGGATCATGATCAATGCTGCAATTGATCATTATCGCTCGCAGAAGAAGCATTACTTCAATCTGGAGTTGAGTTCTGCCAGAGAACTATCTGGTGATGACTTATCCATCATGGATCAGTTGTCGGCAGACGAGTTGATGGAATTGGTTAGATCACTTTCAACAGCGTATCGAACCACCTTCCTGCTCTACGTAGTGGAAGGATTCAAGCATCACGAAATAGCGGAGCAATTGGGCATTACGGAAGGAACGTCTAAGTCCAATCTTGCCAAAGCGAAGAAGCGGTTGCAGCAAATGATCCTCAAAAGAGAGAAAGGAGGGCGTCGTGGATAA
- a CDS encoding DUF2214 family protein, protein MTYILIKYLHFIGIFLVVGSLFAEAWLLRMSMSRAQLKQLGNIDGIYGFASIITVAAGLIMWLSDIGKPAAFYNDNGLIYLKLGIFTIVGLLSIYPTVFFARQKQSKKNPDAEEMIQIPGPIKTVVIVELILVFTLPFWAAMMAQGISIF, encoded by the coding sequence ATGACCTACATTTTGATCAAATACCTACATTTCATTGGCATATTCCTGGTAGTCGGTTCCCTTTTTGCCGAAGCATGGTTGCTGAGAATGTCCATGTCCCGTGCTCAGTTGAAGCAACTGGGAAATATTGATGGCATTTATGGTTTCGCCTCAATCATCACGGTGGCAGCAGGCTTGATCATGTGGTTAAGTGACATTGGTAAGCCGGCAGCGTTTTACAATGACAATGGTCTGATCTATTTGAAATTGGGGATATTCACGATTGTGGGATTACTGTCAATTTACCCCACCGTATTTTTTGCCAGGCAGAAGCAATCAAAGAAAAATCCTGATGCTGAAGAAATGATTCAGATTCCAGGACCTATCAAAACTGTGGTGATTGTTGAATTGATTTTGGTATTTACATTACCATTTTGGGCCGCGATGATGGCGCAAGGTATTTCGATTTTTTAG
- a CDS encoding HIRAN domain-containing protein gives MGKVIRLPSAYVLNTKTVGVSKENADGSSRQEVIKNEVAEDDPIRLEHEPDNPHDSHAIKVLTETGKQIGYLSKDVAPRIQSAIENEAHIYAKVSWVSGEKVMGVGLRIELIN, from the coding sequence ATGGGAAAAGTAATTCGTCTTCCTTCTGCATATGTGCTCAATACCAAGACTGTGGGCGTGTCTAAGGAAAATGCCGATGGCTCTTCTCGACAGGAAGTCATTAAAAATGAAGTAGCAGAAGACGACCCGATCCGATTGGAACACGAGCCCGACAATCCACATGATTCACATGCGATCAAAGTTTTGACAGAGACCGGCAAACAAATTGGTTATTTATCCAAAGATGTGGCTCCTCGCATACAATCAGCCATTGAAAATGAAGCCCATATCTACGCCAAAGTCAGTTGGGTTAGTGGCGAAAAAGTCATGGGAGTAGGTTTACGGATTGAGTTGATCAATTGA
- a CDS encoding crosslink repair DNA glycosylase YcaQ family protein translates to MPDLKTSLSLAEARKVILANQGLKHPSTTGQSAKRLALEAIEKVGYVQIDTISVVQRAHHHVFQSRVPHYQPAVLEKLESDRSIFEYWSHAASYLPMSDYRYSLPLKLEIQGKEKFWFKKDHQLMQNILDRMKMEGPLRSRDFEAEKKDRAMWETHPAKQALQNLFMEGKIMVKSREGFQKVYDLTERVIPSSIDTSTPTEDEYIQYLIKRDIKAHGLVALDDIGYLLKGLKPKIKGQIEALEAKAEIFSIQIGKLDRPFYTSTESLEVLNQRYGQRLKFLNPFDNALINRARTTRLFNFDFIIEIYVPAEKRKFGYYALPVLWKDRLVGQVDMKADRKTKQLLIRNLELNIDLNDAFLAAWQQAIREFSAFQGTQEVVFEEKAQVGYQAVMEASRV, encoded by the coding sequence ATGCCTGATCTCAAAACCTCACTATCTCTCGCAGAAGCGAGAAAAGTAATTTTAGCCAACCAGGGTCTGAAACATCCTTCCACCACCGGTCAATCAGCTAAAAGGCTGGCCTTGGAAGCCATTGAAAAGGTAGGGTATGTTCAAATTGACACCATTTCGGTAGTGCAGCGGGCACATCACCATGTGTTCCAATCACGGGTTCCGCACTACCAACCAGCCGTATTGGAAAAACTGGAAAGTGACCGATCCATTTTTGAATACTGGAGCCATGCGGCAAGCTATCTACCCATGAGTGATTACCGGTATTCGCTGCCTTTGAAACTGGAGATTCAGGGAAAGGAAAAGTTTTGGTTCAAGAAAGACCATCAACTCATGCAAAATATCCTGGATCGCATGAAAATGGAAGGGCCGCTACGCTCACGTGATTTTGAAGCGGAGAAAAAAGATCGGGCCATGTGGGAAACACATCCCGCAAAACAAGCTTTGCAGAACCTTTTCATGGAAGGCAAGATCATGGTCAAGAGCCGGGAAGGATTTCAAAAAGTGTATGATCTTACCGAAAGGGTTATTCCCTCGTCCATCGACACTTCCACTCCTACTGAAGACGAATACATTCAGTACTTGATCAAAAGAGATATCAAGGCACATGGGTTAGTGGCACTGGATGACATAGGGTATCTTCTTAAAGGACTCAAACCAAAAATTAAAGGTCAAATTGAAGCATTAGAAGCAAAAGCGGAAATATTCAGCATTCAAATTGGGAAGTTGGATCGTCCTTTTTATACCTCGACTGAAAGCCTGGAAGTCCTGAATCAGCGATATGGGCAGCGACTAAAATTCCTAAATCCTTTTGATAACGCCCTTATCAATCGCGCGCGCACGACACGCCTTTTCAACTTTGACTTCATCATAGAGATTTATGTTCCTGCTGAAAAAAGGAAGTTTGGTTATTATGCTTTACCGGTTTTATGGAAAGACCGGTTAGTGGGTCAGGTAGATATGAAGGCGGATCGCAAAACGAAACAATTATTGATTCGTAATCTTGAACTGAACATTGACCTGAATGATGCTTTTTTAGCTGCATGGCAACAAGCGATCAGGGAATTCTCTGCTTTTCAAGGCACTCAGGAAGTTGTTTTTGAGGAAAAGGCTCAAGTAGGCTATCAGGCAGTGATGGAGGCTTCACGGGTTTGA
- a CDS encoding DinB family protein, with product MNTTDIKEQLIHHHQVFTTYIDELSEAEYLATPNDKWSAGQQIEHIYISVHPVAKLVANKGVMKEKFGTLDRPSRSYDRLVADYLEVLDGGAKAGPRFTPDVTPFSAKTTLITGITNDMKSINSELDQYTEEELEQLVIPHPVMGPFTLREMLMFTIYHVQHHDQKIKENLTA from the coding sequence ATGAACACAACAGACATAAAAGAGCAACTCATTCATCACCATCAGGTATTCACTACCTACATTGATGAATTAAGCGAAGCCGAATACCTGGCCACCCCGAATGATAAATGGAGTGCCGGCCAGCAAATAGAACATATTTATATAAGTGTGCACCCCGTCGCGAAGTTGGTCGCCAATAAAGGAGTGATGAAGGAAAAATTTGGCACACTGGATCGACCAAGTCGTAGTTATGACCGTTTAGTTGCGGATTATCTGGAGGTGCTTGATGGCGGAGCAAAAGCCGGACCAAGGTTCACCCCTGATGTGACTCCATTCTCCGCAAAAACCACGCTGATCACTGGAATCACCAACGACATGAAGTCCATCAATTCCGAACTAGATCAATATACAGAAGAAGAATTGGAACAATTGGTGATCCCGCACCCGGTCATGGGACCATTTACCTTAAGAGAAATGCTCATGTTCACCATTTATCATGTGCAACATCATGATCAAAAGATCAAGGAGAATTTAACGGCATGA
- a CDS encoding nitroreductase family protein — protein sequence MAQESIDIQGFEHVRYERETYPLDVVEQRTHDFHQWLEQRRTVREISDKPVSKEVIDNLIMAASTAPSGAHKQPWTFCAISNAEMKQKIREAAEQEEYDSYHGRMSDRWLKDLQPIGTDWNKPFLEKAPWIVVLFKRVYETGEEGEKQNNYYVNESVGIAAGMFIAAIHHAGLATLTHTPSPMNFLSSLLGRPGNERPYILFPVGYPEDEVFVPKLERKSLDEVAAYYS from the coding sequence ATGGCCCAAGAATCAATCGACATACAAGGATTTGAACACGTTAGATACGAGAGAGAAACCTACCCCCTTGACGTAGTAGAGCAGCGAACGCACGACTTTCATCAATGGCTGGAGCAGCGAAGGACTGTTCGTGAAATTTCCGACAAGCCTGTCAGCAAGGAAGTAATTGACAACTTGATCATGGCAGCCTCAACTGCCCCATCCGGCGCACATAAACAACCCTGGACATTTTGTGCCATCTCCAATGCAGAGATGAAGCAAAAAATCAGAGAAGCCGCAGAGCAAGAGGAGTACGACAGTTACCACGGCCGAATGTCAGACCGATGGCTGAAAGATCTGCAACCGATCGGGACAGATTGGAACAAACCTTTTTTGGAGAAGGCTCCATGGATAGTGGTCCTGTTCAAACGAGTGTATGAAACCGGGGAAGAGGGAGAAAAACAAAACAACTACTATGTCAATGAGTCGGTAGGAATTGCAGCAGGCATGTTCATTGCGGCCATTCACCATGCTGGACTGGCGACATTAACGCATACGCCAAGCCCGATGAATTTTCTATCCTCATTACTGGGGCGGCCTGGCAATGAACGCCCATACATTTTATTCCCCGTCGGCTATCCTGAAGATGAAGTATTCGTACCAAAACTGGAAAGAAAAAGCCTGGATGAGGTAGCTGCCTATTATTCATAA
- a CDS encoding SUMF1/EgtB/PvdO family nonheme iron enzyme, which yields MKKSFLLSLAILWICSLIASELKIENVRAANRDGVAGTPISVIFDIQWNNAWNNAKNHDAVWVFMKFNSQWNNHVKLKPSGHRVLQVRKGVEPTIEVSSDSLGFFIYPSKSYRGDVNFKLQIELDTTTQKIQWNKVRGMKVHGIEMVYIPEGSFTVGSPDQEAIKRASFYKSDQEGNPDGLVQIKGEDEIRVGPEKGALYYWSESPLYNGDQKGPIPSAFPKGYDAFYVMKYELTQGQYAAFLNDIPDNWTYSRSPTGGRNYYKKRGGIYFKAGKYFAKSPNRPMNYVSFTDGLAFTDWAALRPITELEYEKAARGPEKPKDAEFVWGTTNYDQLERYINPESEAIFANGVKESDLNDANRPVYGASYYWVMDLSGSVWEKVITVGNPIGRAFRGTHGDGQLDFGKATNDDWPTSDDEVGGFGYRGGGYYEVGTAYTDLNPHSPIGYRFYGAWSGGPRYISYGYRAGRSAK from the coding sequence ATGAAGAAGTCATTCCTCCTTTCCTTAGCAATCCTTTGGATTTGCTCACTTATTGCTTCAGAACTGAAAATTGAAAATGTACGAGCTGCTAATCGAGATGGTGTAGCAGGTACACCGATCAGTGTCATTTTCGATATCCAATGGAACAATGCCTGGAATAATGCTAAAAATCATGATGCGGTCTGGGTATTCATGAAATTCAACAGTCAGTGGAATAATCATGTAAAGTTGAAGCCTTCCGGTCACCGAGTACTGCAGGTGAGGAAAGGTGTGGAACCTACCATCGAGGTTTCTTCAGATAGTTTGGGCTTCTTTATCTACCCATCCAAATCCTATCGAGGCGATGTGAACTTTAAACTGCAAATCGAACTAGATACGACCACTCAAAAAATTCAGTGGAACAAAGTACGAGGCATGAAAGTACATGGCATCGAAATGGTCTACATTCCTGAAGGGTCATTTACTGTGGGAAGCCCTGATCAGGAAGCGATCAAACGAGCCAGTTTTTACAAAAGTGACCAAGAGGGAAACCCTGATGGCTTAGTCCAAATCAAGGGGGAAGATGAAATCAGGGTGGGGCCAGAAAAAGGTGCGCTTTATTACTGGAGTGAAAGTCCGCTTTATAATGGCGATCAAAAAGGTCCGATTCCATCCGCTTTTCCGAAAGGTTATGATGCATTTTACGTGATGAAGTACGAGCTGACACAAGGTCAATATGCCGCATTCCTGAATGACATTCCCGACAACTGGACGTATTCCAGATCTCCGACTGGTGGCCGTAATTATTATAAAAAAAGAGGCGGGATCTATTTTAAAGCAGGAAAGTACTTCGCCAAATCGCCAAACCGCCCGATGAATTATGTGAGTTTCACCGATGGTTTGGCTTTCACCGACTGGGCAGCATTGCGACCAATCACCGAATTGGAATATGAAAAAGCAGCCCGCGGGCCGGAGAAACCAAAGGATGCTGAGTTTGTTTGGGGAACCACCAACTACGATCAACTAGAACGCTACATCAACCCGGAATCGGAAGCCATTTTTGCGAATGGTGTCAAAGAAAGTGACTTAAATGATGCCAATCGACCGGTTTATGGCGCCTCTTATTATTGGGTCATGGACCTTAGTGGCAGCGTTTGGGAGAAAGTGATCACTGTAGGAAATCCCATCGGCAGAGCTTTCCGAGGAACCCACGGAGATGGTCAATTGGATTTTGGGAAAGCCACCAATGACGATTGGCCCACAAGCGACGATGAAGTAGGTGGATTTGGTTACCGTGGTGGTGGCTACTATGAGGTTGGCACTGCTTACACGGACTTAAATCCCCACTCGCCTATTGGTTATCGATTTTACGGGGCCTGGTCAGGTGGACCAAGATATATTTCCTATGGATATCGCGCAGGAAGATCAGCGAAATAG
- a CDS encoding TonB-dependent receptor, translating into MRIGIIIWIMCLGSFFSAANNPSVINERFENQQLKRVFKKLKQKYGLKIAFSDRLVSDKQITVDIQEKSVFDAFEIILEGTGLSYEYIEPNAVIIKKGRPEATSFDLIGEVYDHATGERLPFALIKVVGQPGGTTSNEDGIFSLQGLSDTSKVEITYLGYKTIIRPITSSDRRSRLLIAMKAAVEDLDEVTVAAMQNQIEVMDDLSRVAFDPGLVENIPATAEKDVFRMMQLIPGVTATNELQSGLEVNGGNVNQNVITFDGFRVYHMDHFFGYFSAINPYSVKSMRLFKTGFDARYGGSASSVMEFTGKDGNNSQVSGRLSVNPLSINTSLEAPISENTTLFLSGRRSYSDLFNVWHFNRIFEQYEQQVQGSEQVLTIINDISYQPEFTFGDLNFKVSTKLGAKNLLSWSVYNSNDLLNFENSFQIEHNMDSLVDVNNLGFVKWGNFGSSVRFSRLWNESNYTDMFISYSKYGSEFSEKSTQDIIDGGELVETQRSDAIQDNGIEDVSLQVEHEWSSPNVTLVAGLQNSLYRTNINSATNGEVVTEKNQGNVLLLTQFVHVDLPVSSILDINFGLRSNYLSSRGQVYLEPRASLSYQFNDHLRFGVAGGIYSQFVNQVNTQNVLQGSRDLWTLADEEIPVQIAEHLIAGISYSRSSWSTELNFFRKQFSGIMDYAFRFGNRITEYENYDEQFFEGDGRAQGIETLIKHESNRFTGWLGYTLSKVDYRFDDIDEGEWFSADHDQRHEVNLFGSYKLGPLRLQATWYLGSGRPFTVYRLNGTRNNNRRGNRPGVAILEADERNGRRLNTYHRLDLGASYVHQLGNAELQFNANIFNVYDQNNIYGNTLRTIENPNIDSPPGDGPGGMGPGGMGPGDGPGDGPDGMGPGNQSPTILQPVDYGLMGFTPSLSVELRF; encoded by the coding sequence ATGCGGATCGGAATAATCATATGGATCATGTGCTTGGGTAGCTTCTTTTCAGCGGCCAATAATCCCTCCGTGATCAATGAGCGATTCGAAAACCAACAACTAAAGCGCGTATTCAAAAAACTCAAACAGAAGTATGGACTTAAGATCGCTTTCAGTGACCGTTTGGTGTCCGACAAACAGATCACTGTTGATATTCAGGAAAAGTCCGTATTCGATGCATTTGAGATCATTCTGGAAGGAACAGGGCTGTCATATGAATACATCGAACCAAATGCGGTGATCATCAAAAAAGGCAGACCCGAAGCTACTTCTTTTGATCTGATCGGGGAGGTATATGATCACGCTACTGGCGAAAGATTACCCTTTGCCCTGATCAAAGTCGTTGGGCAGCCAGGGGGTACCACTTCCAATGAGGATGGGATCTTTTCGTTGCAGGGACTAAGCGATACATCCAAAGTAGAAATCACTTATCTCGGATATAAAACTATAATTCGCCCGATCACGTCATCGGACCGCAGGAGTCGATTACTCATCGCCATGAAAGCTGCCGTTGAAGACCTGGATGAGGTGACCGTAGCAGCCATGCAAAATCAAATTGAGGTAATGGATGATCTGTCCAGGGTAGCTTTCGATCCGGGGCTGGTAGAGAATATACCGGCTACGGCAGAAAAGGATGTATTCCGGATGATGCAACTGATTCCGGGAGTGACCGCTACCAATGAATTGCAATCTGGGTTGGAAGTGAATGGGGGTAATGTCAATCAAAATGTGATCACATTTGATGGATTTCGTGTCTATCACATGGACCACTTCTTTGGTTATTTCAGCGCCATCAATCCTTATTCGGTAAAATCCATGCGGTTGTTCAAAACCGGGTTTGATGCCCGGTACGGGGGAAGTGCCTCCAGTGTCATGGAGTTCACAGGAAAAGACGGAAATAATTCGCAAGTCAGTGGAAGACTCTCCGTTAACCCTTTGAGTATCAATACCAGTTTGGAAGCTCCCATTTCTGAAAACACCACCTTGTTCTTATCGGGTAGGCGCTCTTACTCGGATTTGTTCAATGTCTGGCATTTCAATCGAATTTTTGAACAATATGAACAGCAGGTTCAGGGATCAGAACAAGTTTTGACAATTATCAATGATATTTCTTACCAACCTGAATTCACTTTTGGTGACCTGAACTTTAAGGTATCTACCAAGCTTGGGGCTAAAAACCTGCTTTCTTGGAGTGTTTACAATAGCAATGACCTCCTCAATTTCGAGAACAGTTTTCAGATTGAACATAACATGGACAGTTTGGTCGATGTGAATAACCTCGGTTTTGTGAAGTGGGGAAATTTTGGTAGTTCGGTCCGGTTTTCACGGCTATGGAACGAATCAAATTATACGGACATGTTCATTTCTTATTCAAAATACGGAAGTGAGTTCAGTGAGAAATCGACTCAGGATATCATAGATGGAGGTGAATTAGTGGAAACCCAAAGATCGGATGCCATTCAGGATAATGGTATTGAAGATGTAAGTCTTCAAGTTGAGCATGAATGGAGCAGTCCGAATGTTACGCTGGTCGCCGGGCTCCAAAATTCACTTTACCGTACGAATATCAACAGTGCAACCAATGGGGAGGTAGTAACCGAGAAAAACCAGGGGAATGTGCTGCTATTGACACAATTCGTTCATGTTGATCTGCCTGTTTCCTCGATATTGGACATCAATTTTGGCCTCCGAAGCAATTACCTGTCCAGTAGAGGCCAGGTTTATCTGGAACCCAGAGCCTCATTAAGCTATCAATTCAATGATCATTTGAGGTTTGGGGTCGCAGGTGGTATTTACTCACAGTTTGTCAATCAGGTCAACACTCAGAATGTATTACAGGGAAGCAGGGACTTATGGACCCTTGCCGATGAAGAGATCCCCGTGCAGATTGCTGAGCATTTAATCGCAGGGATTTCTTATAGTCGATCCTCCTGGAGTACGGAGCTCAATTTTTTTCGCAAGCAGTTTTCCGGGATCATGGATTATGCCTTTCGTTTTGGCAATCGGATCACTGAGTATGAGAATTATGATGAGCAATTCTTCGAAGGTGATGGCCGTGCTCAGGGCATTGAAACATTGATCAAACATGAATCCAATCGTTTTACTGGCTGGTTAGGCTACACCCTAAGCAAAGTGGATTATCGGTTTGATGACATAGATGAAGGGGAGTGGTTCTCTGCCGATCATGACCAGCGACATGAAGTGAATTTGTTTGGTTCCTATAAGTTAGGTCCTTTACGTTTACAGGCGACCTGGTATCTCGGTTCAGGTCGACCTTTTACTGTATACCGACTGAATGGGACTCGAAATAACAATCGCAGAGGGAATCGGCCAGGAGTGGCAATTTTAGAAGCTGATGAACGAAATGGTCGAAGATTGAATACTTATCATCGGTTGGACCTGGGCGCTTCCTATGTCCATCAGTTGGGGAATGCCGAACTGCAGTTCAATGCCAATATCTTTAATGTCTACGATCAGAACAACATATATGGTAATACGCTAAGGACGATAGAAAATCCCAATATCGATTCTCCTCCCGGCGATGGTCCTGGAGGCATGGGCCCCGGAGGCATGGGTCCTGGTGATGGCCCGGGAGATGGTCCCGATGGCATGGGCCCTGGAAATCAATCCCCGACCATACTTCAACCTGTTGACTATGGCCTGATGGGTTTTACACCCAGCCTTTCCGTGGAGTTGAGGTTTTAG